gtgggtgccactggtactgtacaaatctctatagaactccccagctacttgaactatctcatccatattagtaatgatattgccggctttatctcttaacgcatagatctAATTCTTGCCCattcatagtttcttcttcactgtttttaggcttcatccgttcctgagagcatgttcaattctatccttattacacctccttatgtcagctgtcttatgcttgttgattaacttcgaaagttctgccaattctattctagctgtagggttggatgctttcatacattggcatttcttgatcagatctttcgactCCTGCATTAGCTTACTGGCATcttgtctaacgaagttaccactcacttctattgcacactcccgAATAATGCATATAATAGTGTCGTTCATATCTCCAATACTAAGGTACTCTTCCTGCgttgaagccgaatacctgttctgtcgcttgatctggaattctattttccctcttaccgctaactcattgatcggcgtcttatgtacaagtttcttccgttccctcctcaagtcgaggctaattcgagttcttactgtcctatggtcactgcagctcactttaccgagcacgtccacgctttgtatgatgccagggttagcgcagagtgtaaagtctatttcatttctagcctcccTATTCGGGCACCTCCACATCCTCTTTCGGcgatcccgcttgcggaagaaggtattcattatccgcatgttattgTGTTCTgaaaattctactaataactctcccctgctattcctagtgcctatgccatattcccccactgcctgtctccagcctgcttcttgcctaccttggcattgaagtcgcccatcagtagagtgtattttgttttcactctacccatcgccgatttcgcGTCTACATAGAAGGTTTCGTTtacttggtcatcatgactggctgtaggggcgtacacctgcacgaccttcaatttttacctcttaATACGTTTCACAACAAGAGCTGCAACCCTCACGTTAattctatagaattcctgtatattaccagctatattcttattaatcacaaatccgactcctagttctcgtctttccgctaagccccggtagcacaggacgtgccaaCTTTTTAGCGCGGTATATGCTTcattcgtcctcctaacttcactgagccctattatatcccatttactgccctctaattcctccaatagcactattagactcgcctcgctagataacgttctagcgttaaactgACTGAGTGCACTGAGCCAAATATTTTCCATCAATATGCGTCCAATCAGGCTTTTGACAAATCTCGGCAGAttacatggaccgcgagaaaactgccttcgtagCACATGACGCCCTCTACCAATTCAAGATTATGGCGTTCGACCTTTGTAATGCCACGGAAAtcttcgaaagaatgatggaatCTTTACCACGCGGCTATGAATTGTTCCCATGTTTCTGTTATCTAGACAATGTCATATTCTTTTCATCAACTTGATTCATTCATTTAAAGCGGATATCGCCTATTCTTGCTCTTGAACTGATCTAAGTCCAAATTTGGACGTCCTCAAATTACCGTTCTTGGCCATCGAGTCAGGGCCGCTAGCATCCAAACCCACCCTCACAAGATTTGTGTTGTCCAGAACTATCCTGTTCGGTCTTCCGCTGCAGACGTAAGAAGCTTTGTATGGTCCTGCTCGAATTTCCGTCGTTTTATCAAGCATTTTGCCGAAACCCGTGGCCCACTAACTTTTTTATTCGTGGTCTTTGCTTATAATCTGTAACGTCACGAGACTGCTAGctttgtacctttttacctgcTGTTTGGTTGTCACCCTCCTTTGgcctttgacacactgcttccttcctcgGTGAACACGCCATGCTCAAGACGTCTTGGCCTGGGCCGTCATATGGCACGCCATATGACGTCATAAGACGTCATATGGCACGCCAGATTGCCGGCTCTTGACTCACTGACCTTCAGGACGCGCTGAAAATCTGGTACGAGAGCTGACATCGGGACGGTCGCTTTCCTCTTGGCTACGCTGTCTTCCTATGGACAGCATGTCACCgcgtcggcttgtctgaaaaCCTCCTGCCGTGTTACACAGGGCTCGACACGATATTTcgtcagcttggcgatgtgaGCTACGAGATTACTCCGCTTGACTCGCGTGTCCTGACCGACGTTGTACATGTGTCCcagctgaagccttactttgccgcGAGGTCACCTCCCTTATAGTTATCGCTGAGACGGCGCCTTTAGAGGCGGCGGTTATGTTTCGTAGCACATAAGAATGGCGCGTCTCAGAAGACGATCTGACATGTATTGGTGGGATCGGTATCGACAGCCAtgttgtttatgcatcgttgtctctcttctAAATAACGTAATTACATCTTTAtgtgtgacttctgcaacgtaacatgTAGTGAGACGTACTCAAACCAGCAGAAGCGGAGAGAGGAAGAACATGGTTGTTGCAGTTGGTGCTTGCGCTTGCTCCACTCAGTCGTAGTCTCTTTCTGTGCATTCATATAAAATGCCGAGCGCATCGAGCCTTAAATGCGTAGTATCAATTCGTGGAGCACGCTGGTTCCCTTTTTCATCCTCGAACTGCGTACCCGGAATCTACTCCCCTTTTTGGACATATCTGCCGATGTGCCACAGCAAGTTGCTATCGCACCACCGCTGGTAGCTTGCTCCGTACTCCTTAGTAACAAGACAGCGAGACCCTGTCATTCTCAACCGCACCGACGAGCAGGACTTCGAGGGCCAGCTGACTTCATATGAGTCGGTAAGCGCCCACGGTAAATGCGATTACGGCGACAAGCTCAGCAACGTCAACGTTTACCCAGTATGCGTGGCACACCTGTGATTCCACAACCACGAAGCTGTCGTTGTGGACGACCAACTGGTCGTCCTATAAAACGAACTTCGTGGATGTCATCGGCCGACCCGCTGACCCCAAGCTCCTCGTAGAACAGCGCTTACGCGGTCATAACCAGCAATCCGGCGAAAACTTTACGTCCTACATTGAGGATATCGTCGACCTATGTCGTCGCATCAACAGTGCTATGTCCGAAGCTGATAAAATCCTCCACATCATGAAGGGGATCGGGGAAGATTCCTTCGAAATTGTCATTGCCGAAAGTCCGCATACTGTCGCGGACGTCCTTCATTAAAGCCAGAGCTATGACGAGTTGCGGAAAAAGCACATTTCTACACGCGTCCCGAGCTCTGACATGATCAAGACATCAGCATTAACTGTTGCAGCCGCTTCTATTGATACCACAATCTTAACGTAGCCAATACAGCAGTTTTTCGGAGAACTGTCACGACAATTGTCCCTTATTGCCCATGTGCCGGACTCCGCTCAGGCGCTTGCTCCCATGCTACGACAAGCCATTCAGGAGCGAATTTCTGAGGCGCTACAAGCTTCCAACTAGCATCCGCCTGTTTCCACTCATCTCACCTATGCCTAAGTCGTATGCAGGCAGTGACCACCAATGCCACATGTCATCGATCCGCGCAGACCTGCAACTGACATTACGCAGTGTGTGCGCCTTCCCTCCGAAACCAGCCACCTTTTAGCCGTCCCGCACTGCCGTCAATTATTACTTGGCGTAACTCCGGACAACAGGCCTATCTTCTAATTCTGTTGCCTATCTGGCCATTTCGCTCGTTCCTGTAGTCGTCGTGATTTCCGTATTAGTGTGGGTGAAGAACATCAGGGCTACTTACGTCCTGAGCCACCGCACCCGATCTCTTCCCACACAGCGATGCATACCTGCTCACTCAATCGACGTGGCTACGGTACACGCGGGTCGCCCTCACCATGTCGCCGTTCACTTACCCCTGGGATTCGTCGCCCCCCACCCGTTCAAGCTGAAAACAGGCCATTGCAGTtgcggaggcaagaactgcgctcaTGTTGACAGCTTCAAGGCCTTGATTTCTTCCTGCGAAAGAAATTACTGTGAGTACCGAAAGTATTTCCGTGCACACTCGTCAATACTGGAGCCGCTTTTTCTGTTCTTAGTAGATATATGTGCTGCAAGTTAGAAAACATCACGATTCTGCTTTCCGACGACTCTCTGCTTACCGCAACCACGCACTACACTTAAGCTTCATTGGCGCACACAGCTGCGCCTGTTATTCAGGATATATTGTGCGTAGTCGAATTTGTCGTTTTTTCACCATTTTCGCACTACATTTATTTTAGTGGGTTTTCTTGCTAGTAACCATGCCGTTGTTGACTTTGCGGGTGCCGAACTTGAGTTGTCGCCAATGTGTGACGCCTCACCTGACACGCTACCTTCTACTCTTATGGTCGTCACTGCGGACACTGACATACCTCCTTTGTCTTCCGTTTTCGTACCAATCTCTTGCGGTTATGCTCCCTCTTCCTCTGCCCTGTTTACACTCTCCGCAGCCTTCACCTCTCGCAAAAACTCCCTCGTCCCTTTTGCAGTTCTCTCCGTCGAAAACTCTTGCAGCGCCATTTATGTCACGAATCAGTTTTCTTCCTCAGCCAACTTATTCCGTGGCGAGTGCATAGGTCGGCTTGACAATATTGATTCCGCCTACTCTACTCAACTGCCTGACGACACGTTAAGTCTTCTCGTTGACCGCCTTACTCCCGTTACTATCGCGGACTCGTTCTCCTTAGATGCCTTCCTTCCATCAATTGACCCCGAACTCCCACCTGCCCAGAGCACCCAACTCTTGGAGCTGCTCGATCACTTTCGAAAGTCATTTGATCATACGCAATCTTCCTTGGGCCGCACATCCGCCATTGTTCACCACGTTGACACCGGCACTTATGCATCTCTACGCCGGCGCCCACACCGAGTTTCTCACGCTGAAGGTCGTGTCAGTGCTGAACAAGTCAACGACATAGTCCATCATGGCGTTGTTCAGCCGTCGCTCAATGCTTGGGCGTCCCCAGTTTTGTTGGTGAAGAATAAGAACGGTAGCATAAGATGTCGGGTTGATTATGGACGCcttaacaagatcacgcgaaataACGTTTATCCGTTACCTAGAATAGGCGACGCTCTGGACTTCTTGCAACGAACAGAGTAGTTTTCCTTTTTCGACCTTTCGTttgggtactggcaggtccctaTGAATGCAACTGACCATCTCAAGATTGTCTTTGTCACCCCAGATGGTCTATATGCATTCAACGTAATGCCGTTCGGCCAATttaatgcgcctgccaccttctAACGTCTCATGGACAACATTTTTAGAGGCCTCAAATGGCACACGTGTCTTTGCTACCTGGACGGTGTTGTAGTCTTTTGGAAGGACTTAGGCTGTCGTCTTAGACTGTCGTCAGGGCTCTTGCCCACCTGGCAAGAGCCCTGACTTGCCTTTCACACGCTAGACTGCAGCCTAATTTGAAGAAGTGATACTTTGTCGCCCGCCGGCTTACCTTTCAGGTCACGTTATCAGCAGGGACCATGTCCTTCCCGAGCCTGCAAAGCTCCGCGCGGTCGTCTAGTTCTCCAGGCTGTCTACGCTGCATGAACTCCGTAGCTTTATAGGCCTTATTTGTACTTTTGCCGGTTCGTGCGCAATTTCGCATCCACAATCGCCCCTTTAACGCTAGCTTTAGATGTATCACCCTATACTGCGCCACTTTAACCGGGCGCTCCTACCGAAATACGCACGGGCGCTAGTGGAGCTGTCCTCGGCGCTATTCTTGCCTAGCGTAAGcctggcttcgaagagtacgtcgtctcTTACGCTAGCCGCACTCTTACCAAAACGGGCAAGAATTACTCGGTCAGCGAAAAAGAATGGCTTGCAATCGCTTGGGCAACCACCAAATTTCGAGCTTCCGGATATGGTCGTCAAATTAACGGCATGAACAATCAACACGCGTTGTCACCTGGTTCGCTTGGCGCTGCGCCTACAGGACTATGACATCCATGTTGTCTACCAGCCCAGCCGTAAACATTCGGATGCCGACACCCTTCCGCGCTCACCCCTGCCCGATGAGCGTGGTTCTCTATCTGTCTCCAGCTACGATTCTTCGTCTATTTCATTCGCTGACAAGCCAGCAGAGCTACGCAGGGATGCTCGGATAGCCTCTCTTCTAGAGTGATTATCTCTACTGTCACCACGCATTATCGGCCGCTCACTTCATCGCGCTACTAAGCACTTTGCCATCAGCGATGGGCTCCTGTTCCCCTGCAACTACGTACCTGATGGCCGTAAATGGTTGCTAGGGGTTCATCGTCATTTACGTTCCGACGTCTGTGCCCCTTTTCATGTGAAACCGCAATGCGGCCATGGCGGTCTATTCAAGACCTATGCACGCCTAcgtcatcgctaatactggcgaGGGATGTGCTGCTTCATTCAGCTGTACGTCCACTCGTGCTGCAAGTGCCAACGCTGCACGAGCACACTTCACAAGATAACAGGGTCGCTTCAACCATTGCTTTTTCCTTCCTGGCCTTTCCACCATATTGACAGTGATTTGTACGGTCCTCTACTGTACACCCCATGTGGCAACCGCTGCGTCATCGTCGTCGTGGCCTCACGCGCTACACCGAAACTTCAGCGCTCCCGGCGGCCACAGCATGTGAAGCAGGCTTGTTATTCGACACGGTGCGCCTTGCGAGCTACTGACGCAACGTCGTCGTTCATTTCTATGCGAAACTGTAGAAGCCGTCCTTCACGAATACAACATTGTCCATAGAACTACAAGCGCCTAGCATCCGCAAACCACTGGTATGACTGAACACTTTTATCGTACTCtcggtgacatgctcgccatatACGTGTCCGCTGACAGCACTAACTGGGACCGCATCTTCCCCTTTGTTACTTATGCTTAGAATAGCACCACTCAGCCTGCCACGGAATTATCTCCCCTCTTTATTTTTTATGGTCGCTGTCACGATCCGCCAGGGTTCTTCAaggagggagggctcgaggcaccctggGTTAAACAGACGTtccacagcgtggtggtgatgaacgatgactgagcGCCGAGCAGCTCAGTCATCAATGCAATGCAATGAGCAGCAATGCTGCCTACCAAGCCTGGAaggccaccgagcttggcgggccaacgaagattatgttCGAGGGGGCAACACGTGCTTGTTACGCCCCCTTACCCCCAATTTGTTTGTTAACAACAAAAAATGTCCAAGTTAAAGTGAAAGATTCTGCCGCTGTTCCACCCATGTCGACGGTGCCctctatccaggcgagtaacggtctggCGGCCTCCACGGTCGAACACTCCGCTTGGGCACCGGTGATGACGGGCCAAGTGTGGCAACACAAGGGTGCTctctgagccagcctcgctccgtcCGGGGGGTGCACAATGATCGGCCTTATGATTGGTGCCGGACTAGAAACCTGCCCAacgggcgccgcaccactggcaacgcttgccgcctccggGGTGGGCGATCCTCCGCTGGAAGCAACTGGtattgccgctagtcctcctgcgggctggaactctgaaGCGGCAGTTAACGGTGCTAGCCAGGTCCCGACGCGAGGCCGAGCATGGTCAGCGTATACGGACTACGCGGCGctgtctggcatgcggacgagcagccaTGAGGCGCTCCACCACCTGTCAGGCGGATGAGGCAGGGGCCAGAACGAATGTTCCTGGCAAAGACTGGAGTTAGCAACTCCGGCAAAAGCCCGAGATGGCACTCTCGGTGAGCAGCCAGCTtgtgcttcagctgcttcaggagcgctGTGGACCAAAGGTCTGACTGCAAGACCTCGAAGGGTGTCTTGATattccgacccagcaggagctcacagggacCACGACCAGTGACATCGTGCCGCGTGGTTCGGTACTGGGACAGTACCCGGGCAATCTGCATCCGGAAATTCCAAgttggctcttcttgagcttgtccttgatggtctgCGCCAACCATTCAGCTGCACCGTATGAAGCAGGGTGGTAGAGGCGGAACCCCCATCCGGCgcattccgttcttcgtcagccagacCAGGTAATCTATGCTGACGAAAGCAGGACCATTCGCGGACACGATGATGACCAGCAACGCCTGAGCGTCGAAGACCAGTTGTGGCGCTCCAATGGTcacgcctgctgatggagtggtgactgGTAGAACCTCCATCCAATTCGAAAGGGCGTCCACCAACACTAGGAAGAAATGGCCCTTGAGGGGCCCCCAAAATCCACGTATAGGCGGGACAAGGGTCCtttgggaacggccagggggtgattcccacatgacgtgaggcccgctgacGCTCCGGGCAGATTTGGCAGCTGTGCATGATGTGAGCGATGTCCTCGTTCAGGCCAGGTCACCAAAcgtgggaccgggccaccatcttggtcttttccacgccCGGATCGCCCGCGTGCAGGGACTGtaggaccctggaccggagactttgtggggtcaccaccctggaaccccacagtaggcaacGCTCCTGCAAGCTCAGCTCGGCGGCCTGGTGGCTATGGGCGTGCTGTtggtacgcgtgctccagcatgaacacttcagcagatCCTTGAACAGCATCTGGCACCTATGgtaggggcaggcggctcagagaatcagcaggtcccaggtcctttcccagacgataaaccagctggtaactggaAGCTATCAGCCTCAAGGCCCaccgtaccactcgaggtgatgcctgcacgggaACTGCCTTGTGAGACCCCAGCAGCcacaacagcggcttgtggtctgcgaccgcctcgaacttccggcgcCACAGACACTGGTGGAAGCGTTCAACCCTGAATATGTGGGCCAGGCCTTGCTTGTCCAGCTGGCTAgagcgttgctctgcagcatgaaccCGATGAGAAGCAAACCGCGCAGGGCGTTCGACAGGACGGCTCCCACACCATACGGTGACGCATCTACGGGTAGggcgacaggcttggcaggatcgaagtgtaccagcactggagccatGCTGTTTACTTCCTTGCTGCGCTGAAAGGCCCAATCCccctccttcttccagacccattgctgaccatctcgaagcagaagatggagcggctgtagattcTCCGACAGGTTCGGcgggaaactcctgtagaagttgatgaggccgaagTATCTCTGAAGCTCCATGTTGTTCTGGGGtttaggcgccttgagcacagcatccaCTTTGCGGGGAGGCGGGGCAAGGGCAGCCTGGGAAATGACTGGTCCTAAGTACTCAATACTTGGGGCCAGGGaaacgcacttttccagctttAGCTTAAGACTGGTGTCCTCCAACCGTGCCAGCactttgtgcaggttctgcaggttaTCCCCATCGTCGGTGCCAGTAACCATGACGTTGTCgcagtacaccgccacgtgcccctgaagaggttgtccatctctctctctgaaatagGGCTGGGGCTGAGGTCATGCCAAATGGTAAGCGCGTGTACGGGAGGAACCCAAAAATTATGGATATTGTGAGATACTTCCTGGAGGCATTCTGGAGCTCCAGCTGccggtaagcatctctgaggtcgagcttggggAAAGTCGGTCCACCGGACAACGCTGGCCAGACATTTTCAATCCGGGGAAAtaggtacttctcgacggtagcgacggggttgctGGTAACCTTGacatccccgcagatcctgacactgcctgTCGTCCTGACCGTACATTCCTAATTTATAGCCACCATTCTTTTGTATCGCCCCGACGCTGCCGACTCTACGACACTTATGCCAAAGAATGTCGTCAgatcgctcactcactcaccacaCAAGACAAGGCCCGCCACAAACATAGCCATTACACAAGCTTGACTGTGCCATCATATACACCAGGAATGCTAGTATGGCTCCGCGTTCCTTTCTCTACTCCTGGTATTTCTGCAAAGTTCAGCTCAAGGTATGATGGCACTTACCGGGTTCTACAACAGGCGTCCCCGGTCAACTACGTCATTGAGTCTGTTCAGCCACCCACGGGCCAACGGCGTCGCGGACGCGAAACCGCTCATGTCGACCGACTGAAGCCACACTAAAAACCCGCCAGTACTGAATGTTCCATAGGTCGATAGGATGGCTCCTTTTTACACCAGGGAGTGACTATAGTGAGAAATACGGGTGCCAGCATAATACGAAGGGAGGAAGAAGACGGTTCTGGTTGGTGCTCGCACTTGCCCCGCTCGGCTGTTGTCTCTTTCTGTACATTCGTATAAAGCGCCGAGCGCATCAATGGTTAAACGCGTGCtatcagtgtatatatatatatatatatatatatatatatgtaatgtcACAAGCTCTCTCATGAACCACGGCTGCCGCTGAGATAACCAGGTGGACGAAAGAAGAGAACGCCGTCAGCCAAGCTGCCTCGGGACTGCTCAAAACGTGCCTATTGAACATATTTATCCAGTTTTGCATTAAACACCATGtgtgtaactatatatatatatatatatatagtcataccaTAGGAAGCCAAAAAACGGTGTGAACTAAAGTAAGCACAACATAAGTCACTGGCATTCTGTTAAGAATTGCAAGTAATTTCCTCCTATGCTGTCCTTCGTGTAATTGTTTAATTTAAAATTTAATTATAGAATttcacgtaccaaaaccactttctgattatggggcatgccttagtggaggattccggaaatttcgaccacctgggtttttttaacgtgcacctaaatctaagaacacgggcgttttctcatttcgcccccatataaatgcgaccgccgtggccgggattcgatcccgcgacctcctgctcagcagccgaacaccatagccactgagcaaccacggcgggtgtgtcaTTGTTTAATGTCTTCTTAGAAAATCTAATATAAAGATTGGGCGCTTCGGTTTTCTTATCTCTCAGTTATGTTGTAAATGAGAGAAGTGGACAGCCGTTCATACGCCAGAACACTGGCGTTGCGACCACGGTCCCAGCGCTTATGCCCAAGGGCGCATCTTTGTCTTCGCACTTGGCCACGCTGCGGACCTGGAAAAATAGAATACACAGTTCACTTAAAACTTGCAGTTCACTTCAATCGCCGGAACCTTTTGTTGAGGCGAGACAGGTGCACGGAGAAGCTATTTCTTTTACTCCTGTCGAGGCGGGCACCTAGAACTAGGTGCTCATGCGCCAGTTGTTTCCTTCTATGTGCTCAGTAATTGTGAAGGGCTCTTCAAACCTCGGTAAGAACTTCTCGCCTGATGATCTCACTCCCCTTTGTACCCACACCCCGTCACCGCCGTTATACAGTGGAGCAACTCAATGTTGGCGGTCATAGTGGCTCTTCTGCGTTTCTTGTGCTTGTGAAGCTCTTCTCATCTCTTTCGTCCTGATCATTTCAAAAATGGGCGCTTGGTCGGCGGAGCTGGAGGTCATAGCGGGAGTGTCTAGGCTGAAGAGCGCTTTCAGCTGCGGCACCTTTCCAATGACGATCTTATACGTTGTTGTCCCGGTAGACGTCTGAAGCGCCGTGTTAACGGCGTAAGCAGCTGACTGAAGGAGAACGTATCAGACGCCTTCTCTCTTCCCTATTCTCGTAAACGGGGCGAGTCAGCCCCTGATCGTTTTGTTAGTTCATTTCGTAAGGCAGTTTGTCCAGGGATGAAATGCGGACGTGTAATGGTGCTGCACCCTTGCCGTACAAAGATAATTCCTTAGTTCGCGACTGCGCAATGTCGTAGCACGGTCGCATAATAATTTTATTTGCATTCCATGTCGCCTTTCAGGTTTTAGCTTGAGGAAATTGGCCAGGGGACCGGACACGAGAGATAGCTCCAGCGGCAACATCGACGTACTTCAAAACTGGTCAATCGCAGCAATGATGTAGCAGTTTCTTGCAGTAGTGATCGGTGGAGGCCCAGTGTAGTTGTTGCCAACAATATGAAAAGTAGCTTCTTGTTGCGGAATAGGTGTATTTCCTTATCTTTCTCTGGTTACCGTTGGTCCTCGGCTAACAAAAATCAAATTTTATTAGCTTAGCGCGAAATGCGccggcatgtatcggaagtttctcgaatattatcgatggttctatccattctcactgaaccttgtgtaatctggctGCATGCGCGACGTGAATTATATTGTAGGTCATGGAAGACGTACCGGCCCCAGAGATTACAgaggaaccttcgatgactgaatGATTGAACCGGATTTTATTCGTTCATTTTCTTTGTCGTTAATGTAAACATATCTTCATACGGTCGTATATAAACTGCACGCAGCTATGCCATGAATTGTATTGGGATCGCAATTGGACCCCGGCCGAAATGTCAATAAACCGCTTGATCCGCGCATCTACTTCACTGTAGGCCCACTGTAGTCGTTGCATATAGTATCTGTGTGGTATATATGGCAACGAATGCGTAATGCGAATtcgtgggatcgttcctcacctgaaGCAAGATGTCTTTCGATCCACTTTCGTTGCCACTAACTTATCATTTCTCTAATTCAATCAGTAAGCACAAATTCCCTAAGATGACTTTGGtgtttgtttgttcgcttctcatgACATTATTAATAAAAGAAATTCAGCTCCTCTGTTAACTCCCTTTCATCtcgtttattatatatatatatatatatatatatatatatatatatatatatatatatatatatatatatatattaggggtgtgcgaatattgaaaaTTTCGAATAGGAATCCAATACGAATAAGGCACAAAACTAccttcgaatatcgaatcgaatactgAACAAGTGCGTCGTATTAAAAAGTTGCAAAACATGGTAACAATCGCTTTATAACTCtttaaaaataatattgcattttGCAAGGCTGCTGTAGATAAAAAGCACTCATTACAAATGATGCGCTCACTTAATGACAGGTAATGCACTTGTTAATGAATATCAAGAAGGAAAATGAACTGCTCAACATGTACAGAAACAAACGCTCTGTATGCACTGTGACAACATTTCTAACGGCCGAAAATTCCCTTGGAACTGAGATGGCAGGGATGGCAAAGTACTTCTAGGCAAGTGTACTTAATAGCGGGTACGTGAAGCGCACAATGGACTGCCACCACTAACAAGGATCCTTGCACATTTCGAGAATAAGCTTTTCAGTATAGTCTGTAACTTCACTCTCAGAGGCAGATGCCAAATGAGCATTCTCCTTGTTCACCACTGGACCGTCAAAAGCTTTCCATACAGTGGATAGCACCAGTGGACACAAACTTGACGCTGGCATGGCAGTGTCCTCACTGggttctacgccagctgcgtgGAGCTCCCTTGTTACAATGTCTTTCAGCCAGATCATCTGACCAGACGCCTGACGAATTGTGTCCTTAAAAGCGCGGATCAAGAAACATGGCCAGGTTGGCCACTTCTTCAAATTCATGCTCAGCAAAACGAGTCTTGATATATTTTGCGAGATTGTTAGCAAACGCAGAGTTGCCTTTGCAATCTTCGAGCCAGTGCTGCATTCCAAAAATAATTAGAATTTGACATGACAGTGAGGGGTACTTTCCAGCACTTAAGATCACAGTCGCGTCAAATAAGGGCTTCAATGCCTCAAAAAAACTACACTGCATCTCATTACTCTGCAGAGTTAAAGGTATCTACGCTCGTGTACGAAGTGGTAAGCTCATTTCTGATGGACTTTCTTTTT
The sequence above is a segment of the Dermacentor variabilis isolate Ectoservices chromosome 7, ASM5094787v1, whole genome shotgun sequence genome. Coding sequences within it:
- the LOC142588586 gene encoding uncharacterized protein LOC142588586, producing MVTGTDDGDNLQNLHKVLARLEDTSLKLKLEKCVSLAPSIEYLGPVISQAALAPPPRKVDAVLKAPKPQNNMELQRYFGLINFYRKQRSSQLDKQGLAHIFRVERFHQCLWRRKFEAVADHKPLLWLLGSHKAVPVQASPRVVPDAVQGSAEVFMLEHAYQQHAHSHQAAELSLQERCLLVLQSLHAGDPGVEKTKMVARSHVWTLVPPIRGFWGPLKGHFFLVLVDALSNWMEVLPVTTPSAGVTIGAPQLVFDAQALLVIIVSANGPAFVSIDYLVWLTKNGMRRMGVPPLPPCFIRCS